A section of the Pedobacter sp. HDW13 genome encodes:
- the trxA gene encoding thioredoxin, producing the protein MSKFSDLINGEKPVLVDFFAEWCGPCKMMKPVLDQLKSQVGDSAAIIKVDIDKNQPAAAAFNVQSVPTLILFKNGKPVWRQSGVVQAAQLKQVIDQHA; encoded by the coding sequence ATGTCTAAATTCTCCGATTTAATCAATGGCGAAAAGCCTGTTTTGGTTGATTTTTTTGCCGAATGGTGCGGACCCTGCAAAATGATGAAACCCGTTTTGGATCAGTTAAAGTCACAGGTAGGAGATTCTGCAGCGATTATCAAAGTAGATATCGATAAAAACCAGCCTGCTGCAGCGGCCTTTAATGTACAGAGTGTGCCTACGCTAATTTTGTTTAAAAATGGGAAACCTGTTTGGCGCCAGAGCGGTGTGGTACAGGCTGCACAGTTGAAGCAGGTTATAGATCAGCACGCTTAA
- a CDS encoding ligase-associated DNA damage response exonuclease, translated as MALIEFTKRGIYCNQGDFYVDPWWPVDYAVTTHGHSDHVRFGNKYYLCHTLTKPIIQRRISEDLNVETLEYGESITRNGVNISFFPAGHIIGSAQVRLAYKGEICVISGDYKIEDDGITTPFEPVKCHSFVSESTFGLPVYKWQKQEVVFNGIQNWVNDNISQQRTSVLIAYSLGKAQRLIKNLAGNVAIYVHSSIANLNEVIVNAGVNLPETIKIVPETTKEALQKGIVIVPPAMRDSRWIKNLAHPATGICSGWMQVRAHRRWQSADAGFALSDHADWNGLMEAITATGAEKVYVTHGFTAAFSRFLNEKGIEASEVLTKFGQEDDEDNKVDLAGQNESKLP; from the coding sequence ATGGCATTAATCGAATTTACCAAAAGAGGCATTTATTGCAATCAGGGAGATTTTTACGTAGACCCCTGGTGGCCTGTAGATTATGCCGTAACCACGCATGGCCATAGCGACCATGTTCGGTTTGGCAACAAATATTACCTCTGCCATACGCTTACCAAGCCTATAATTCAACGCAGAATTAGTGAAGATTTAAACGTAGAAACGCTCGAATACGGCGAAAGTATTACCCGCAATGGCGTAAATATTTCATTCTTCCCGGCAGGGCATATCATTGGATCGGCACAGGTTAGATTGGCTTATAAAGGTGAAATATGTGTAATATCGGGCGATTATAAAATTGAAGATGATGGTATTACTACACCTTTCGAGCCCGTAAAATGCCACTCATTTGTTTCTGAAAGTACTTTTGGCTTACCGGTTTACAAGTGGCAAAAACAAGAAGTGGTTTTTAACGGCATTCAAAACTGGGTAAACGATAATATCAGTCAGCAACGTACAAGTGTATTAATTGCCTATAGTTTAGGCAAGGCACAGCGGCTGATTAAAAATCTGGCGGGCAACGTTGCGATATATGTGCATAGCAGTATTGCGAACCTGAACGAGGTAATTGTAAATGCAGGCGTAAATTTACCCGAAACCATCAAGATAGTACCCGAAACCACTAAAGAAGCCTTGCAAAAAGGAATTGTGATAGTTCCGCCTGCAATGCGTGATAGCCGCTGGATCAAAAATTTAGCCCATCCGGCTACAGGCATCTGTTCCGGATGGATGCAGGTTAGGGCACATCGTCGCTGGCAGAGTGCGGATGCAGGTTTTGCATTGAGCGACCACGCCGATTGGAACGGCCTTATGGAAGCCATTACCGCAACAGGAGCCGAAAAGGTTTATGTAACCCATGGTTTTACAGCTGCATTTAGCCGCTTTTTAAATGAGAAAGGTATTGAAGCCAGTGAAGTATTGACCAAATTCGGACAGGAAGATGATGAGGACAACAAAGTTGATTTAGCCGGGCAAAACGAAAGTAAATTACCATGA
- a CDS encoding transcriptional regulator, producing MICIITGDIIGSRKIKDTWLASLKGALKVVSGKHNRWEIFRGDSFQVEVSAAEALKTAIYLKACIRLNRAADVRMGLGIGEVRGKRKKLTEDSGDAFVYSGAAFDSLKQIKLNLAIKTSSADFDEEINTLIKLALIAMDSWGIVAAEMVKLALEYENILQSKLAAISGRTQSSVSEALKRAHFAEIMDMDKLYRKKLNQMF from the coding sequence ATGATTTGCATTATAACAGGCGATATTATAGGCTCACGTAAAATAAAAGATACCTGGTTAGCAAGCTTAAAAGGGGCGCTAAAAGTTGTTTCGGGCAAGCATAACAGGTGGGAGATTTTTCGGGGCGATAGTTTTCAGGTAGAAGTAAGTGCAGCAGAAGCATTGAAAACAGCTATATATTTAAAGGCTTGTATTAGGTTGAATAGGGCTGCAGATGTGAGAATGGGATTGGGGATTGGTGAAGTGCGAGGCAAAAGAAAGAAACTGACAGAAGATAGTGGCGATGCTTTTGTGTACTCTGGTGCTGCCTTTGATAGCTTAAAACAAATCAAGTTGAACCTGGCCATTAAAACCAGTTCTGCTGATTTTGATGAAGAAATAAATACCTTAATTAAGCTTGCGCTTATTGCAATGGATAGTTGGGGCATTGTAGCTGCCGAAATGGTTAAACTGGCGCTGGAGTATGAAAATATATTGCAAAGCAAATTGGCTGCTATTTCGGGCAGAACACAATCATCGGTTAGTGAAGCCCTAAAGCGTGCTCATTTTGCCGAAATAATGGATATGGATAAGTTGTACCGTAAAAAATTGAACCAAATGTTTTAA
- a CDS encoding dihydrolipoamide acetyltransferase family protein has product MAQYELLLPKMGESVAEATVIKWVKQPGDTIDLDDTILEIATDKVDSEVPSPVAGKLVKQLFKEDEVAQVGDIIAIIETEGGSAPQVEEIAVAAPVTEEKTETIPGIEQLPEQNTSQQADFSAAERFYSPLVKSIAAQENISLAELDAIKGSGADGRLNKDDLLNYIANRNGGNVIKTQTVILAPPPPVEKASESKPNIQPVAQPSGASKPSTTSVSGGDEIIEMDRMRKLIADHMVMSKSTSPHVTSFVEADVTNMVLWRNKVKNSFEKRENEKITFTPIFVEAVAKAIKDFPMINVSVNGTQIIKKADINIGMAAALPSGNLIVPVIRNADQLNIVGLTKAVNDLATRARNSKLKPDETQGGTFTLTNVGSFGNVMGTPIINQPQVAILAVGAIKKKPAVLETEHGDVIAIRHMMFLSLSYDHRVVDGSLGGMFVRRVADYLEAWDLNREI; this is encoded by the coding sequence ATGGCTCAATACGAACTATTGTTACCAAAAATGGGTGAAAGTGTTGCAGAAGCAACGGTGATTAAATGGGTAAAGCAACCGGGTGATACTATTGATTTAGATGATACCATTCTGGAAATCGCTACCGATAAGGTAGATTCAGAAGTTCCTTCGCCGGTTGCGGGTAAATTGGTTAAACAATTATTTAAGGAAGACGAAGTTGCCCAGGTTGGTGATATAATTGCGATTATAGAAACCGAAGGTGGATCTGCCCCTCAGGTAGAAGAAATTGCTGTTGCTGCTCCGGTAACAGAAGAGAAAACTGAAACGATTCCGGGGATTGAACAATTGCCGGAACAAAATACAAGCCAGCAAGCTGATTTTAGTGCTGCTGAGCGTTTTTACTCACCTTTGGTTAAAAGTATTGCCGCACAGGAAAATATTTCGCTTGCAGAGCTTGATGCAATTAAAGGCTCTGGTGCCGATGGCCGCTTAAATAAAGACGATTTATTAAACTATATCGCCAACAGAAATGGCGGAAATGTAATTAAAACGCAAACTGTTATTTTGGCTCCACCACCTCCGGTTGAAAAAGCAAGCGAGAGCAAGCCAAATATTCAGCCAGTAGCACAACCTTCTGGCGCAAGTAAGCCATCTACCACATCAGTAAGCGGTGGCGATGAGATTATTGAGATGGACAGGATGCGTAAGCTGATTGCCGATCACATGGTGATGAGCAAAAGTACTTCGCCACATGTTACTTCATTTGTTGAAGCCGATGTAACCAATATGGTTTTATGGCGTAATAAAGTGAAAAACAGCTTCGAAAAACGCGAAAACGAGAAAATTACCTTTACACCGATCTTTGTAGAAGCAGTTGCAAAAGCAATTAAAGACTTCCCGATGATTAATGTTTCGGTTAACGGAACACAGATTATCAAAAAAGCGGATATAAATATTGGTATGGCAGCAGCATTACCAAGCGGAAACCTAATTGTTCCGGTAATCAGAAACGCCGATCAGTTAAATATTGTAGGTTTAACCAAAGCTGTAAATGATTTGGCCACGCGTGCCAGAAACTCTAAATTAAAACCCGACGAAACCCAGGGTGGAACCTTTACCTTAACCAATGTAGGTAGTTTTGGTAATGTAATGGGCACACCAATTATTAACCAGCCTCAGGTTGCTATTTTGGCTGTAGGTGCTATTAAAAAGAAGCCTGCGGTATTAGAAACCGAACACGGTGATGTAATTGCTATACGCCACATGATGTTCCTTTCATTATCATACGATCATAGGGTAGTTGATGGTTCGTTGGGTGGTATGTTTGTACGCAGGGTTGCCGATTATTTAGAGGCCTGGGATTTGAACAGGGAGATATAA
- a CDS encoding DUF3307 domain-containing protein — translation MDIYLIKLIIAHLIGDFFLQPASWVEEKEIKKLKSAKLYLHVAIHIALIFLIFLSFAVWKVALLVGVIHFTIDALKLLFQTKKNARLLFFIDQVLHLTSIVAVWHLFYKGSLDISYLNETKTWIIISGALFLTMPTSIIMRVIIARWIPDNQPDSPKSLQNAGKYIGILERVLIFVFILTKHFEAVGFLLAAKSIFRFGDLKEAHDLKLTEYVLIGTLLSFGIAIVTAMLTQMFVI, via the coding sequence ATGGATATCTACCTCATCAAACTTATTATTGCCCATTTAATTGGGGATTTCTTTTTGCAACCAGCCTCTTGGGTTGAAGAAAAAGAGATAAAGAAACTAAAATCAGCCAAACTTTACCTGCATGTAGCCATACATATTGCGTTGATATTCCTGATATTTTTAAGTTTTGCGGTATGGAAAGTGGCCTTACTTGTAGGAGTAATCCATTTCACAATTGATGCATTGAAATTATTGTTTCAAACGAAAAAAAATGCCCGCTTGCTGTTTTTTATCGATCAGGTATTGCATTTAACATCTATTGTAGCAGTATGGCATCTGTTTTATAAAGGAAGTCTGGATATCAGTTACCTGAACGAAACCAAAACCTGGATAATCATTTCGGGAGCTTTGTTTTTAACCATGCCTACCTCCATTATCATGCGGGTTATTATTGCCCGCTGGATTCCGGATAATCAGCCAGACAGCCCAAAATCATTGCAGAATGCCGGTAAATACATTGGTATACTGGAAAGGGTATTGATATTTGTATTTATATTGACCAAGCATTTTGAAGCAGTTGGCTTTTTGCTTGCGGCAAAATCTATATTCAGGTTTGGCGACTTAAAAGAAGCCCACGACCTTAAATTAACGGAATATGTATTAATCGGAACCCTGCTGAGTTTTGGAATTGCCATTGTAACGGCTATGCTAACCCAAATGTTTGTGATATAA
- a CDS encoding S9 family peptidase gives MIKKLLLRLSVTCIAICAVIDVNAQNINWAKDGNSYYQIAGGEIISITLPKSDRKTIISRALLTPAGNNDAIAVRSFQLSNDGTKALIYTNSKKVWRYDTRGDYWLADLTANKIVQIGKDRPASSLMFAKLSPDGSKVAYVSKHNLYVENIDGTGAKALTTDGTDRMINGTFDWVYEEEFDCRDGFRWSSDGKSIAYWQIDATKIKNFLMINNTDSIYPYTIPVEYPKVGENPSACKVGVVDINTAKTNWLNVPGDNVQHYIPRMQWVPNSNNIILQQLNREQNESIVFICEASSGAAKAVYTEKAKAWIDAQDEWKWLNDNKEFTIVSDKDGWNHLYRISLDGKKETLITKGNYDVIDVKLIDVKNNMVYFLASPTNATQKYLFKTKLDGKGKLEQVTPSVLPGTHNYDISPNAAFARHSYNSAIVRPITEWMNFTTGNPFTMDGSITTQLSKQEATKNKVEFFKVTTEDGVEMDGWMKKPDNFNPSKKYPVVFYVYGEPASATALDTYGAGRNFLYAGDMAKDGYIYISMDNRGAPVPKGSTWHKGIYKNIGVINIRDQAMAAKKLLSTNAFMDKDRVAVWGWSGGGSSTLNLMFQYPEIYKTGIAIAAVGNQLTYDNIYQERYMGTPFPSKEAYVKGSPVTHAKNLKGNLLYIHGTGDDNVHYQNAEMLINELIKNRKVFQLMSYPNRTHSISEGDGTSEHLSLTYTKFLKENCPPGAR, from the coding sequence ATGATTAAAAAACTATTACTCAGATTATCAGTTACCTGCATTGCAATATGTGCTGTAATTGATGTAAATGCCCAAAACATTAACTGGGCAAAGGATGGTAACTCCTACTATCAAATTGCTGGCGGAGAAATTATTTCAATAACACTTCCTAAAAGCGACAGAAAAACAATTATTTCAAGAGCATTATTAACACCTGCAGGTAATAACGATGCTATTGCCGTAAGAAGCTTTCAGTTATCGAACGATGGCACAAAAGCATTAATTTATACCAATAGCAAAAAAGTTTGGCGCTACGATACACGTGGCGATTACTGGTTGGCCGATTTAACTGCAAACAAGATTGTACAGATTGGAAAGGACAGACCAGCATCTTCTTTAATGTTTGCCAAATTATCGCCCGATGGTAGTAAAGTAGCCTACGTTAGTAAACACAATTTGTATGTAGAAAACATTGATGGAACCGGTGCGAAAGCTTTAACTACAGATGGTACCGATCGCATGATTAACGGTACTTTTGATTGGGTTTACGAAGAAGAATTCGATTGTCGTGATGGTTTCAGGTGGAGTTCGGATGGGAAATCGATTGCTTACTGGCAGATCGATGCTACTAAAATCAAAAACTTTTTGATGATCAACAATACGGATTCGATTTATCCTTATACCATTCCGGTTGAATATCCTAAAGTTGGAGAAAATCCTTCAGCCTGTAAAGTTGGAGTAGTTGATATTAATACCGCCAAAACCAACTGGTTAAATGTACCGGGCGATAATGTTCAGCACTATATTCCACGTATGCAATGGGTGCCAAATAGCAATAACATCATTTTACAACAACTTAACCGCGAGCAGAACGAAAGTATAGTATTTATCTGTGAGGCCTCTTCTGGTGCTGCAAAAGCCGTTTATACCGAAAAAGCCAAAGCCTGGATTGATGCACAGGATGAATGGAAATGGTTAAACGACAATAAAGAGTTTACCATCGTATCTGATAAAGACGGTTGGAACCATCTGTACAGAATTAGTTTAGATGGCAAAAAAGAAACCCTGATTACCAAAGGAAATTATGATGTGATTGATGTTAAATTAATTGACGTTAAAAACAACATGGTTTATTTCCTGGCCTCTCCAACAAATGCCACGCAGAAATACCTTTTCAAAACCAAATTAGATGGAAAAGGAAAATTAGAGCAGGTTACCCCTTCAGTTTTACCTGGTACACACAATTACGATATTTCTCCAAATGCAGCATTTGCCCGTCATTCATACAACAGTGCTATTGTTAGGCCAATTACCGAGTGGATGAATTTTACAACTGGTAATCCGTTTACCATGGATGGCAGCATCACTACACAGCTTTCAAAACAAGAGGCAACAAAAAATAAAGTAGAGTTTTTTAAAGTAACTACCGAAGATGGTGTAGAAATGGATGGTTGGATGAAAAAACCTGATAATTTTAACCCATCTAAAAAATACCCTGTTGTGTTTTATGTGTATGGCGAACCCGCTTCGGCAACTGCACTTGATACCTACGGCGCAGGAAGAAACTTTTTGTATGCCGGCGATATGGCGAAAGATGGCTACATCTACATTTCAATGGATAACAGAGGGGCACCAGTACCAAAAGGGAGTACATGGCACAAAGGTATTTATAAAAATATTGGGGTAATAAATATCCGGGACCAAGCCATGGCAGCGAAGAAATTACTTTCCACCAATGCCTTTATGGATAAAGACCGTGTGGCTGTTTGGGGCTGGAGCGGCGGTGGTTCGTCTACCCTGAACCTGATGTTCCAATATCCTGAAATTTACAAAACAGGTATTGCTATTGCAGCAGTGGGCAACCAGTTAACTTACGATAATATTTATCAGGAACGTTATATGGGAACGCCTTTTCCAAGCAAAGAAGCTTATGTTAAAGGATCGCCAGTTACACATGCAAAAAACCTGAAGGGTAACTTATTATATATTCATGGTACGGGCGATGATAACGTACACTACCAGAATGCTGAAATGCTGATCAATGAGTTAATTAAAAACAGAAAGGTTTTTCAATTAATGAGCTATCCAAACCGTACACACAGTATCTCTGAAGGCGATGGAACCAGCGAGCATTTATCGTTAACCTACACCAAGTTTTTAAAGGAAAACTGCCCTCCGGGAGCAAGATAA
- a CDS encoding ComEC/Rec2 family competence protein produces MSPYTSANEYSFFRGAAATINLYKYFDITPFVSFRHLDASQKENKLGEPEQSTINQTGLHRTPTEIKNKNSLTQRTYSLVLQYTKNEFGVGTVAYQSSYDNSFITQTALYDKYSFMGNKLTNLGLFYNYTFKNMYRYNEVGKALNGGVVAISGVLISLSSSVSAAVTYRNYSKNQGVPESTEAVNERVFFSAFCQLIYNPFSIWDVGFQLSYLAVFGLFYLQPKIYNLFYIENKWLDKLWNFIAMSLAAQIATFSLSIYYFHQFPLYFLIGNLFITLPLVLMMYLEVAVLIPGLSFWLLLSNG; encoded by the coding sequence TTGAGCCCTTATACTTCAGCCAACGAATATTCATTCTTCAGAGGTGCGGCGGCTACCATTAACCTATATAAATATTTCGACATTACTCCTTTTGTTTCCTTCAGGCATTTAGATGCCAGCCAAAAAGAAAATAAGCTGGGCGAGCCTGAGCAGTCTACCATTAATCAAACTGGCTTACACCGGACACCAACAGAAATTAAAAACAAAAACAGCCTAACTCAGCGCACTTACAGCCTGGTTTTGCAGTATACTAAAAATGAGTTTGGTGTAGGCACTGTTGCTTACCAAAGCAGTTACGATAACAGTTTTATAACACAAACCGCACTTTATGATAAATATAGTTTTATGGGCAATAAACTAACCAACCTGGGGCTTTTTTATAATTATACCTTCAAAAACATGTATCGGTATAATGAAGTCGGCAAAGCTTTAAATGGAGGTGTAGTGGCAATAAGTGGCGTACTAATCAGTTTATCGTCTTCGGTTTCTGCGGCGGTAACCTACCGTAACTACAGCAAAAATCAGGGAGTGCCCGAATCAACCGAGGCGGTAAATGAAAGAGTCTTTTTTTCGGCCTTTTGCCAGCTCATCTATAATCCTTTCTCCATTTGGGACGTTGGCTTTCAACTTTCTTATTTAGCTGTTTTCGGGCTATTCTATTTACAGCCAAAAATTTATAACCTGTTTTATATCGAAAATAAATGGCTAGATAAATTATGGAATTTTATAGCGATGTCGTTGGCGGCACAAATTGCTACTTTCTCTTTAAGCATCTATTACTTTCACCAGTTTCCACTCTATTTTCTCATTGGTAATCTTTTCATTACACTACCCCTGGTATTAATGATGTATTTAGAGGTTGCCGTATTAATTCCAGGGCTTAGTTTTTGGCTCCTGCTTTCGAATGGCTAA
- the pdeM gene encoding ligase-associated DNA damage response endonuclease PdeM encodes MTITSHGEELILDKERALFLPKHQLLAISDLHLGKSAHFRQAGVQVPATIAQSDLQRLSGLIEKYQPQTLLITGDMFHHGLNTDIDDFSTWRAQYADLKLLLVKGNHDKLAHADYAKMGIEIHDLSYCLGPFCFIHDAPKNDAAELYPISGHIHPGVTIVGKAKQRLKFPCFYFGRSYAVLPAFSLFTGLYTVYPKNNERIFAVTPKTVVEV; translated from the coding sequence ATGACCATTACAAGCCACGGAGAAGAACTGATTTTAGATAAAGAGCGGGCTTTATTTCTACCTAAACATCAACTTTTGGCCATAAGCGATCTGCATTTGGGTAAATCGGCTCATTTTCGTCAAGCCGGAGTGCAGGTGCCTGCTACCATTGCCCAGAGTGATTTGCAACGGTTAAGTGGCTTAATTGAAAAATATCAACCCCAAACCCTACTCATTACCGGCGACATGTTTCATCATGGTTTAAACACAGATATTGATGATTTTTCGACGTGGAGAGCACAATATGCTGATTTGAAATTACTGCTCGTAAAGGGGAATCACGATAAACTGGCCCATGCAGATTATGCGAAAATGGGAATTGAAATACACGATCTCAGTTATTGCTTAGGGCCTTTTTGTTTTATTCACGATGCACCCAAAAATGATGCAGCAGAACTTTACCCTATTAGCGGGCACATCCATCCGGGTGTAACCATTGTGGGCAAGGCCAAACAACGGCTCAAATTTCCTTGTTTTTACTTTGGCAGAAGTTATGCTGTTTTACCTGCTTTTAGTCTCTTTACGGGCTTGTATACCGTTTACCCTAAAAATAATGAAAGGATATTCGCTGTAACCCCCAAAACCGTTGTAGAGGTTTAA
- a CDS encoding MerR family transcriptional regulator, giving the protein MPYKERDINKMYYTMGEVTEMFNVNASQIRFYEKEFDILQPKKNKKGNRLFTPEDIENLKIIFNLVDEKGFTLKGAKDYLKNNKSDVKENQKIIDSLEKLKGFLVNLSQEL; this is encoded by the coding sequence ATGCCGTATAAAGAAAGAGACATTAATAAAATGTATTATACCATGGGCGAAGTGACTGAAATGTTTAATGTAAACGCTTCACAGATTCGTTTTTACGAAAAAGAATTCGATATCCTTCAACCTAAGAAAAACAAAAAAGGCAACCGTCTTTTTACTCCAGAAGATATAGAAAACCTGAAAATCATCTTCAACCTTGTCGATGAAAAAGGCTTCACTTTAAAGGGCGCTAAAGATTACCTGAAAAACAATAAATCTGATGTAAAAGAAAATCAGAAAATTATTGATTCTTTAGAAAAGCTAAAAGGTTTTCTGGTTAATCTATCTCAGGAACTTTAA
- a CDS encoding enoyl-CoA hydratase/isomerase family protein codes for MENLVLYHVAERIATITINRPEKRNALDPQLIAKLTAAFIKASEDDLVKVVILNANGSSFSAGADLEYLQQLQQNSFEENVADSNNLKKLFTTIYYLPKVVIAQVEGHAIAGGCGLATICDIVFATPESNFGYTEVKIGFVPAIVSCFLKQKVSETVSKEILLTGNTFSAEQAQKYNLINFVTNSNEIHQKVQDFALSLCNESSGNSLMITKQLINQTNNPLLEKSLETAVQINARVRESEDFKKGIASFLKKEKINW; via the coding sequence ATGGAAAATCTGGTTTTGTACCATGTTGCAGAAAGAATTGCAACAATAACAATCAACAGGCCTGAAAAAAGGAATGCATTAGACCCTCAGCTCATTGCCAAACTTACAGCAGCATTTATAAAAGCATCGGAAGATGATTTGGTTAAAGTGGTAATTTTAAATGCAAACGGAAGTTCGTTCAGTGCAGGTGCGGATTTAGAATATCTGCAACAACTACAGCAGAATTCCTTTGAAGAGAATGTAGCCGATTCTAATAACCTGAAAAAGCTTTTCACCACCATTTATTATTTACCTAAAGTGGTTATAGCACAGGTTGAAGGGCACGCCATTGCCGGAGGCTGTGGTTTGGCTACCATCTGTGATATTGTTTTTGCAACTCCAGAAAGCAATTTTGGTTACACCGAAGTTAAAATTGGCTTTGTGCCGGCTATTGTTTCGTGCTTTTTAAAACAGAAGGTCAGTGAAACAGTTTCCAAAGAAATTCTGCTCACCGGAAATACCTTCTCTGCTGAGCAGGCACAGAAATATAATTTAATCAACTTTGTAACAAATTCGAATGAAATTCATCAAAAAGTACAAGATTTTGCATTAAGTTTGTGTAACGAAAGCTCTGGAAATTCATTAATGATTACCAAACAGCTTATTAACCAGACGAATAATCCATTACTGGAAAAAAGCCTGGAAACTGCTGTTCAAATCAATGCCCGGGTTAGAGAAAGTGAAGATTTTAAAAAAGGAATCGCTTCATTTCTGAAAAAAGAAAAAATTAATTGGTAA
- a CDS encoding ATP-dependent DNA ligase yields MKHFAQLIQQLELSNKTNDKIAALVHYFNSANDKDKVWVIALFTGKKPKRPIKSALLKYWAIEITQTPEWLFSESYANVGDLSETIALLLPPAENTSDLQLYQWIEDLHCLEGKDDDTKKAFIFNAWNHLETQERFIFNKLISGNFRIGVSNKMLVNALAKQSSLDSAQIMHSIMGKWNPYEITFHELVNGIHVNTDNSWPYPFCLAYALEQEPENLGDITEWQAEWKWDGIRGQIIKRNGELFIWSRGEELVTEQFPELHFLVDALPDGIVLDGEILAIQDKKVLSFNTLQQRLNRKTINKKQLEDAPIGFFVYDLLEYEAQDYRTQPLSERRQILNGIIGNLGESVVILSLVINCNSWEELTALRQTSRAINSEGIMLKKLNSLYHSGRKRGDWWKWKINPYTVDAVMIYAQKGSGRRANFFTDYTFAVRDGENLVTIAKAYSGLTDKEIKEVNSFVTRNAIEKFGPVRTVKPELVFEIAFEGIAESKRHKAGLALRFPRILRWRKDKKAAEINTLEDLRQLLQSTL; encoded by the coding sequence ATGAAACATTTCGCACAACTGATTCAGCAGCTCGAGCTCAGCAACAAAACCAATGATAAAATAGCGGCTTTGGTTCATTATTTCAACTCTGCTAATGATAAAGATAAAGTTTGGGTAATTGCTTTATTTACCGGAAAAAAGCCAAAAAGACCCATCAAATCAGCTCTGCTTAAATATTGGGCAATCGAAATTACCCAAACGCCAGAATGGTTATTTTCGGAAAGCTACGCCAATGTGGGCGATTTAAGCGAAACTATTGCTCTTCTTCTTCCACCTGCAGAAAACACTTCCGATTTGCAGCTTTACCAATGGATTGAAGACCTGCATTGCCTGGAAGGCAAGGATGATGATACCAAAAAGGCTTTTATTTTTAATGCCTGGAACCATTTGGAAACACAGGAGCGCTTTATTTTTAACAAACTGATTTCCGGAAATTTCAGAATAGGCGTTTCAAACAAAATGCTCGTTAATGCTTTGGCTAAACAAAGCAGTTTAGATAGTGCACAGATTATGCACAGTATTATGGGTAAATGGAATCCTTACGAAATTACTTTCCATGAGCTTGTTAATGGGATCCATGTAAATACCGATAATTCCTGGCCCTACCCTTTTTGCCTCGCTTATGCTTTGGAACAGGAGCCCGAAAACCTGGGAGATATTACGGAATGGCAGGCAGAATGGAAATGGGACGGCATACGTGGACAAATTATAAAACGAAATGGCGAACTTTTTATCTGGAGCCGTGGAGAAGAACTGGTAACCGAACAATTCCCTGAATTGCATTTCCTGGTTGATGCACTGCCTGATGGTATCGTTTTAGATGGAGAAATACTTGCCATACAAGATAAAAAAGTATTGTCATTCAACACATTGCAACAGCGTCTGAACCGCAAAACAATTAATAAAAAACAGTTAGAAGATGCCCCTATTGGGTTTTTCGTTTACGATCTACTGGAATACGAAGCACAGGATTATAGAACACAACCGCTAAGCGAAAGAAGACAAATTTTAAACGGTATTATTGGCAATTTAGGCGAAAGCGTGGTAATCCTCTCCCTGGTTATAAATTGTAACAGCTGGGAAGAACTCACAGCGTTAAGACAAACTTCGCGAGCTATAAACAGCGAAGGCATTATGCTCAAAAAGCTTAATTCGTTATACCATAGCGGCCGTAAGCGAGGTGATTGGTGGAAATGGAAAATCAATCCATATACCGTTGATGCTGTAATGATTTATGCGCAGAAAGGAAGCGGCCGAAGGGCAAATTTCTTTACCGATTATACTTTTGCTGTTCGCGATGGCGAAAACCTGGTCACCATAGCCAAAGCATATTCGGGCTTAACCGATAAAGAAATTAAAGAAGTAAATAGTTTTGTAACCCGTAATGCCATCGAAAAATTTGGCCCCGTGCGCACCGTTAAACCCGAACTGGTTTTCGAAATTGCATTTGAAGGTATTGCCGAAAGCAAACGGCATAAAGCAGGACTAGCCTTGCGTTTTCCACGTATATTGAGGTGGAGAAAAGATAAAAAAGCAGCAGAAATTAATACATTGGAAGATTTAAGGCAGTTGCTACAGTCTACTTTGTAA